In Massilia violaceinigra, one DNA window encodes the following:
- a CDS encoding response regulator: protein MFRVMLVEDDARLAQLVTEYLSGYEFTVDLVTRGDAALERFKALTPDVVILDLMLPGLDGMVVCRQIRELSETPILILTAREDSYDEVSVLEQGADDFVNKPVQPRVLLARLRALLRRAQGKPGSDPAALEFGALSIIASDRIVTWRGEQCLLSNTEYKLLLVLAESAGRVLSRDALLKKMRGIEFDGLDRSIDNCISKLRRKFDDVDSEKIKTVWGEGYLFSPSAWA, encoded by the coding sequence ATGTTTCGTGTAATGCTGGTGGAAGACGATGCGCGCCTGGCGCAACTGGTCACGGAGTACCTGAGCGGATACGAGTTCACGGTCGACCTGGTCACGCGCGGCGACGCCGCGCTCGAACGCTTCAAGGCGCTCACCCCGGATGTGGTCATTCTCGACCTGATGCTGCCCGGCCTGGACGGCATGGTGGTGTGCCGCCAGATCCGCGAACTGAGCGAAACCCCCATCCTGATCCTGACCGCGCGCGAAGATTCCTACGACGAAGTGTCGGTGCTGGAACAGGGCGCGGACGATTTCGTCAACAAGCCGGTGCAGCCGCGCGTGCTGCTGGCGCGCCTGCGCGCCCTGCTGCGGCGCGCCCAGGGCAAACCGGGCAGCGACCCGGCGGCGCTCGAATTCGGCGCCCTGTCGATCATCGCCAGCGACCGCATTGTCACCTGGCGCGGCGAGCAGTGCCTGCTCAGCAATACCGAATACAAGCTGCTGCTGGTGCTGGCCGAATCGGCCGGGCGGGTGCTCTCGCGCGATGCTTTGCTGAAAAAAATGCGCGGCATCGAGTTCGACGGGCTGGACCGCAGCATCGATAACTGCATTTCCAAGCTGCGGCGCAAGTTCGACGACGTCGATTCCGAGAAGATCAAGACCGTGTGGGGCGAAGGCTATCTGTTTTCGCCCTCGGCCTGGGCTTGA